The Mesorhizobium sp. B1-1-8 genome contains a region encoding:
- a CDS encoding RadC family protein has protein sequence MGKTDDERAFFSEAWIEPPLKKTTAAAVEKPHYLGHRDRLRERFAASGPDALPDYELLELLLFRLIPRVDTKPIAKALIARFGSLAEVFGAPAALLEEIKGIGPAAALELKIIAAMAQRMARGEVRGREVLSNWTQLLDYCRSAMAFESREQFRILFLDKKNGLIVDEVQQTGTVDHTPVYPREVVKRALELSASAIILVHNHPTHPLSITLDHAYTH, from the coding sequence ATGGGGAAAACTGACGACGAGCGGGCATTCTTCTCCGAAGCCTGGATCGAGCCGCCGCTTAAGAAGACAACCGCAGCGGCGGTGGAAAAGCCGCATTACCTCGGTCATCGCGACCGGCTGCGTGAGCGCTTCGCGGCGAGCGGTCCCGACGCCCTGCCCGACTATGAGCTTCTCGAGCTTCTGCTTTTCCGGCTGATCCCGCGCGTCGACACCAAGCCGATCGCCAAGGCGCTGATTGCCCGCTTCGGCTCGCTGGCCGAAGTGTTCGGCGCGCCCGCCGCTCTGCTGGAAGAGATCAAGGGCATCGGGCCGGCGGCGGCGCTCGAGCTGAAGATCATCGCCGCGATGGCGCAGCGCATGGCGCGCGGCGAAGTGCGCGGCCGCGAAGTGCTGTCTAACTGGACGCAGCTTCTCGACTATTGCCGCTCGGCCATGGCCTTCGAGAGCCGCGAACAGTTCCGCATCCTGTTCCTCGACAAGAAGAATGGGCTGATCGTCGACGAGGTGCAGCAGACCGGCACCGTCGACCACACGCCGGTCTATCCGCGCGAGGTGGTGAAGCGGGCGCTCGAACTCTCCGCCAGCGCCATTATCCTGGTCCACAACCATCCCACTCACCCCCTTTCGATCACGTTGGATCACGCATATACCCATTGA
- a CDS encoding TIGR01458 family HAD-type hydrolase, with amino-acid sequence MTRGVLLDLAGVIYDGDAAIPGGVDAVARLRRAGLTVRFVSNTTRSSKQTVVERLAAIGLPVAGADVFTPAHAAREWLLRNNRAPYLLVHPSLAPDFRGLPDRGRRAVVVGDAGDAFTYAALNEASRELGKGAELLALATNRMFRDADGELSLDAGPFVAALEFASGNHATLVGKPAPEFFRSALASMGCAPDEAVMVGDDAEADVAGALRAGLSGALLVRTGKYRPGDETRFDPRPTSTVADLAAAADWIITHRDSVSGHRQPS; translated from the coding sequence ATGACAAGAGGCGTGCTGCTCGATCTTGCAGGCGTCATCTATGATGGCGATGCCGCCATACCGGGCGGGGTCGACGCTGTTGCGCGTTTGCGTCGGGCAGGTTTGACCGTGCGCTTCGTCAGCAACACCACCCGGTCGTCAAAACAGACTGTTGTCGAACGTCTGGCAGCGATCGGGCTCCCGGTTGCAGGGGCGGACGTTTTCACGCCGGCCCACGCAGCGCGCGAATGGCTTCTGCGCAACAATCGCGCGCCATACCTGTTGGTGCACCCCAGCCTGGCGCCGGACTTCCGCGGACTGCCGGATCGCGGCCGGCGTGCCGTCGTCGTCGGAGATGCCGGCGACGCCTTCACCTATGCCGCATTGAACGAGGCGTCCCGTGAGTTGGGCAAGGGAGCCGAACTGCTGGCCCTTGCCACCAACCGGATGTTTCGGGATGCCGATGGCGAGCTCAGCCTCGATGCCGGGCCATTCGTCGCGGCATTGGAATTTGCTTCCGGGAACCATGCGACCCTTGTCGGCAAGCCAGCACCGGAATTCTTTCGGTCGGCGCTGGCAAGCATGGGCTGTGCGCCGGATGAAGCGGTCATGGTCGGCGATGATGCCGAGGCCGATGTCGCCGGCGCCCTGCGCGCCGGGCTTTCCGGCGCACTTCTGGTGCGGACAGGCAAATATCGGCCAGGCGACGAAACCCGCTTCGATCCCCGCCCGACGTCGACCGTTGCCGATCTCGCGGCGGCAGCCGACTGGATCATTACACATCGGGATTCGGTGAGCGGTCACCGGCAACCGTCCTGA
- the map gene encoding type I methionyl aminopeptidase, which yields MVTYLDAATAPLRNTGQIRLYGEEGFAGMRKACDLTARCLDELVPMVKPGVTTEAIDRFVFEFGVDHGALPATLNYRGYTKSSCTSINHVVCHGIPDNKPLKDGDIVNIDVTFILDGWHGDSSRMYPVGTIKRAAERLLEVTYECLMRGIAAIKPGVRTGAIGAAIQTYAEAERCSVVRDFCGHGVGRLFHDAPNILHYGTANEGVEMRPGMIFTVEPMINLGRPHVKVLSDGWTAVTRDRSLSAQYEHTIGVTETGCEIFTLSPKKLDRPGLPA from the coding sequence ATGGTCACCTACCTCGACGCCGCCACGGCCCCCTTGAGAAACACGGGTCAGATCCGCCTCTACGGCGAGGAAGGCTTTGCCGGCATGCGCAAGGCTTGCGACCTAACCGCGCGCTGTCTCGACGAGCTGGTGCCGATGGTGAAGCCCGGCGTCACCACCGAAGCCATCGATCGCTTCGTCTTCGAGTTCGGCGTGGATCATGGCGCACTGCCGGCGACGCTCAACTATCGCGGCTACACCAAATCTTCCTGCACCTCGATCAACCACGTTGTTTGCCATGGCATTCCCGACAACAAGCCTCTGAAGGATGGCGACATCGTCAACATCGACGTCACCTTTATCCTCGACGGCTGGCACGGCGATTCCTCGCGCATGTATCCGGTGGGCACGATCAAGCGCGCGGCCGAGCGACTGCTCGAAGTGACCTATGAGTGCCTGATGCGTGGCATCGCGGCGATCAAGCCGGGCGTCCGCACCGGCGCCATCGGCGCCGCCATCCAGACCTATGCCGAGGCCGAGCGCTGCTCGGTTGTGCGCGACTTCTGCGGCCACGGCGTCGGCCGGCTTTTCCACGATGCGCCGAACATCCTGCACTACGGCACCGCCAATGAAGGCGTCGAGATGCGGCCCGGCATGATCTTCACCGTCGAGCCGATGATCAATCTCGGCCGGCCGCATGTGAAAGTGCTATCGGACGGCTGGACAGCGGTGACGCGCGACCGTTCGCTGTCGGCGCAGTACGAGCACACGATCGGCGTCACCGAGACCGGCTGCGAGATCTTCACGCTGTCGCCGAAAAAACTCGACCGGCCCGGCCTGCCGGCGTAG
- a CDS encoding tyrosine-type recombinase/integrase, with protein sequence MPSLTDGEIRRALKQVEQTGKQLSLVDGEGHGTGRLVLVMKPMPTRVTADWMAQQWRDEKRIKKKLGSYPSMPLSKAREVFNRDFAEMIQKGRSIKIAGDTRPGTVADLFEAYVANLKEAGKSSWKEAEKGLNKIADTLGRNRPARDIEPDEITAIIRPIYERGKRSMADHVRSYIRSAFSWGLKSEHDYRSTSARRFRLVYNPAAGIPTEPKNVGTRWLDEDEFIRLYRWLEYPDRPVHPPYARAVRILMLTGQRVEEIARLHVDQWDAAERIIDWSKTKNGKPHAIPVPRIAAELIESIKPNEFGWFFPSATDPSKPVSHGTLYSFMWRQRDREIIPVVTNRDLRRTWKTLAGKAGLTKEIRDRLQNHTLQDVSSKSYDRWNYMPEKRAAVAKWDKFVRELLSKKRRKPLMKEAA encoded by the coding sequence GTGCCAAGCCTTACCGATGGAGAAATACGCCGCGCCCTCAAGCAGGTCGAACAGACAGGAAAACAGCTAAGCCTCGTCGATGGTGAGGGTCACGGCACCGGTCGCCTCGTCCTCGTCATGAAGCCAATGCCGACACGGGTGACGGCTGATTGGATGGCCCAACAATGGCGCGATGAGAAGCGGATCAAAAAGAAGCTCGGCTCTTATCCATCGATGCCACTCAGCAAAGCACGCGAGGTGTTCAATCGCGACTTCGCGGAAATGATCCAAAAGGGTCGCAGCATCAAGATCGCTGGCGACACACGGCCCGGTACGGTCGCCGATCTTTTCGAAGCCTATGTCGCCAACCTCAAGGAGGCGGGAAAATCGTCCTGGAAAGAGGCGGAAAAGGGTCTCAACAAAATCGCTGACACGCTCGGGCGCAACCGTCCCGCCCGTGACATAGAACCGGACGAGATCACTGCAATCATCCGCCCCATTTATGAGCGCGGCAAACGCTCCATGGCCGATCATGTCCGCAGCTACATTCGTTCCGCTTTTAGTTGGGGCCTGAAGTCCGAACACGACTACCGCAGCACATCAGCCCGACGGTTCCGCCTCGTTTACAATCCCGCCGCAGGTATTCCGACTGAACCTAAGAATGTCGGCACGCGCTGGTTAGATGAGGACGAATTCATCCGTCTCTATCGCTGGCTTGAATACCCCGATAGGCCGGTTCATCCGCCATACGCGCGTGCTGTCAGAATTCTCATGCTGACGGGCCAGCGCGTCGAGGAAATCGCCCGGTTGCACGTTGACCAATGGGATGCGGCCGAGCGCATCATTGACTGGTCGAAAACGAAGAACGGCAAGCCGCACGCCATTCCCGTGCCCAGAATCGCGGCCGAGCTTATCGAGTCGATCAAGCCCAACGAATTTGGCTGGTTCTTCCCGTCTGCGACCGACCCGTCGAAGCCGGTCAGCCACGGCACACTCTATTCGTTCATGTGGCGCCAGCGCGATCGCGAGATCATCCCTGTCGTGACCAATCGCGATCTCCGGCGAACATGGAAGACCCTCGCCGGTAAAGCTGGCTTGACGAAGGAGATAAGAGATCGGCTGCAAAACCACACGCTCCAGGATGTCAGCTCTAAGAGTTATGATCGCTGGAACTACATGCCAGAAAAACGCGCAGCGGTGGCAAAGTGGGACAAGTTCGTCCGCGAACTGCTCTCGAAAAAGAGGCGCAAGCCCTTGATGAAGGAGGCTGCGTGA